A single window of Dermacentor albipictus isolate Rhodes 1998 colony chromosome 1, USDA_Dalb.pri_finalv2, whole genome shotgun sequence DNA harbors:
- the wus gene encoding dnaJ homolog subfamily C member 22 — protein sequence MAKSLFVTYLLWLTIGILGAHHFYLGRDRQAFVWWMTLGGYFGLGLIRDIWRIPYYVKYANKDPETLDKLKEKIRKHAKPPSSTVRSIGQMIVSDALGYMILYAIPVEYIPADYMAFAALPVPLAVAIGVHLVGNIGEQEGNFKMPLLGAYMTYPLYFFSTHSVFWTSLASSYFFNNYAKTWRLKPRPAKPLCQRLVVFITCGLLYSSMWASWLYFNCSMTDKDGTEVKCRDSIQHFFSSPLWQDFKSVMVGMYHQVRLQGWSELWRLFMEALDPQGEANALKVLGVRSSASQEVITAAYRKLARQWHPDRFKEHGQKLEAQEKFIEIQKAYEVISNLKSRRLKKNAQEPENPSDVRSEF from the exons ATGGCGAAAAGCTTGTTTGTTACATATTTACTATGGCTTACAATAGGTATACTAGGTGCACATCACTTCTACCTTGGTCGCGACCGCCAAGCTTTTGTGTGGTGGATGACACTGGGTGGTTACTTCGGCCTTGGCTTGATCAGGGATATTTGGCGAATCCCATATTATGTCAAATACGCCAACAAAGATCCAGAGACTCTCGACAAGTTGAAGGAAAAAATACGCAAACATGCGAAGCCGCCGTCAAGTACTGTTAGATCTATAGGGCAAATGATAGTTTCAGACGCCCTCGGTTACATGATCTTGTACGCCATACCAGTGGAATACATTCCTGCGGACTACATGGCTTTCGCTGCTCTACCAGTGCCACTGGCAGTTGCAATTG GTGTCCACTTGGTGGGCAACATAGGGGAACAAGAAGGCAACTTCAAAATGCCATTGTTGGGAGCATACATGACATACCCACTCTACTTCTTCAGCACGCACAGCGTCTTTTGGACCAGCCTGGCCTCTAGCTACTTCTTCAACAACTATGCTAAAACGTGGCGCCTTAAGCCACGGCCTGCCAAGCCATTGTGCCAGCGGCTTGTAGTGTTCATCACATGTGGCCTGCTCTACAGCTCTATGTGGGCCTCATGGCTGTACTTCAACTGTAGCATGACTGACAAAGATGGCACTGAGGTCAAGTGCCGCGACTCAATCCAGCACTTCTTTAGCAGCCCTTTGTGGCAGGACTTCAAAAGCGTCATGGTGGGTATGTACCACCAGGTGCGACTTCAGGGCTGGAGTGAACTCTGGCGGCTCTTTATGGAGGCTCTTGATCCTCAAGGAGAAGCCAATGCCCTTAAG GTTCTTGGTGTTCGATCCAGTGCCTCCCAAGAAGTCATCACAGCAGCTTATCGCAAGCTGGCTCGCCAGTGGCATCCTGATCGTTTTAAAGAACATGGTCAGAAACTGGAAGCTCAAGAGAAATTTATTGAGATTCAGAAGGCATACGAGGTCATCTCCAACTTGAAATCGCGACGACTAAAAAAGAATGCTCAAGAACCTGAAAACCCAAGTGATGTTCGGAGCGAGTTCTGA